A window from Mycolicibacterium tokaiense encodes these proteins:
- a CDS encoding glycosyltransferase, with product MRFVLVSYGSRGDVEPAVVLARELKGRGHDVLVAVPPNLVEFAENAGLTAVACGLDSRVSMDAQREYWTMYFRTPWKFRQLSRMARETAEFASRCWSDMTDTLSSLVDGADVLITGLIFEQPAANVAEAHEIPLVTLHYFPARAHGRLLPPLPAALSRLAMQLNDWAAWRGTRAAEDAQRRTLGLAAATCPASQRIARRGSLEIQAYDAFCFPGLTAEWAPHNSRRPARRPFVGALALATPTGADERVSAWIAQGSAPVFFGFGSVPLQSPQQTIAMIARVCARLGLRAVVGAGGSDFGDVAPDEHVLVVGPVNYATIFPLCRAVVHHGGAGTAAACLRAGVPQVVLWTLPDQPSFAANLRRLKAGVGRRFSATTEKTLTADLHKALDPGYVTRAGAVARQMSTVSGSAVAAADRVEEYAHVSCGALDR from the coding sequence ATGCGATTCGTGCTGGTGAGTTACGGCAGTCGCGGTGACGTGGAGCCCGCTGTGGTGCTGGCGCGTGAGCTGAAGGGACGCGGGCACGACGTGCTGGTCGCGGTGCCGCCGAATCTCGTCGAGTTCGCCGAGAATGCGGGTCTGACCGCGGTGGCGTGTGGTCTTGATTCACGAGTGAGCATGGACGCGCAGCGAGAATATTGGACGATGTATTTCCGCACCCCGTGGAAATTCCGGCAATTGTCTCGAATGGCGCGTGAGACCGCAGAATTTGCCTCGCGGTGCTGGAGCGATATGACCGACACGCTGTCGTCCTTGGTCGATGGTGCCGACGTTCTGATCACCGGGCTCATTTTCGAACAGCCCGCCGCCAATGTCGCCGAAGCCCACGAAATTCCGCTGGTGACGCTGCACTACTTCCCGGCCCGGGCGCATGGGCGGCTGCTGCCTCCGCTTCCTGCGGCGCTGAGCCGGCTGGCGATGCAGCTCAACGACTGGGCGGCCTGGCGGGGTACGCGTGCCGCCGAGGACGCTCAGCGCCGCACGTTGGGTCTGGCCGCCGCCACCTGTCCCGCATCGCAGCGGATTGCGCGACGCGGGTCGCTGGAGATCCAGGCGTACGACGCGTTCTGCTTCCCTGGCCTGACAGCAGAGTGGGCGCCGCACAACAGTCGAAGGCCGGCCCGCAGGCCGTTCGTCGGCGCGTTGGCGCTGGCCACGCCCACCGGTGCCGACGAGCGGGTGTCCGCCTGGATCGCCCAGGGGAGCGCGCCGGTGTTCTTCGGATTCGGGAGCGTGCCCCTACAGTCGCCGCAGCAGACGATCGCCATGATCGCGCGGGTCTGTGCCCGACTCGGCCTGCGGGCCGTGGTCGGCGCGGGCGGCTCCGATTTCGGTGACGTCGCACCCGATGAGCATGTCCTGGTGGTGGGTCCGGTGAACTACGCGACGATCTTCCCACTGTGCCGCGCGGTGGTGCACCACGGCGGTGCGGGCACCGCCGCAGCATGCCTGCGGGCGGGCGTGCCGCAGGTGGTCCTCTGGACGCTGCCGGACCAACCGAGCTTCGCCGCCAACCTCAGGCGGCTCAAGGCAGGTGTGGGAAGGCGCTTCTCGGCCACCACGGAGAAGACTCTGACCGCAGACCTGCACAAGGCCCTGGACCCCGGATACGTCACCCGGGCCGGTGCGGTGGCGCGGCAGATGTCGACCGTGTCAGGGAGTGCGGTGGCGGCCGCCGATCGCGTCGAGGAGTACGCGCACGTCAGTTGCGGCGCCCTGGATCGCTAG
- a CDS encoding rhamnosyl O-methyltransferase — protein sequence MSVKRLVNSGLAIFLYQPTGNEAEEYHKWYYNTFVWNKTSWLGVDCWKSVADMWNYQEILWELKPSLIIEFGSNRGGSALFFAHVVQRMGHPFTVLSVDINHRALDPAVLDDPNIVFVESSSVDAGVVDHIQRLKAEFPGPIFAILDSDHSKEHVLAEMTMLRPLLTRGDYLLVEDSCVNGHPILPGWGPGPYEAIEAYEDEFPGDYIHDVGREEKFGWTFAPNGFLIRT from the coding sequence ATGTCGGTGAAGAGATTGGTGAATTCCGGTCTCGCCATTTTCCTCTACCAGCCCACCGGGAACGAGGCCGAGGAATATCACAAGTGGTACTACAACACCTTTGTCTGGAACAAAACCAGCTGGCTGGGCGTCGACTGCTGGAAATCGGTGGCCGACATGTGGAATTACCAGGAGATCCTCTGGGAACTGAAGCCCTCGCTGATCATCGAATTCGGTTCCAACCGCGGCGGGTCGGCGCTGTTCTTCGCCCATGTGGTGCAGCGGATGGGTCACCCGTTCACCGTCTTGTCCGTCGACATCAATCACCGTGCGCTCGACCCCGCCGTGCTCGACGACCCCAATATCGTGTTCGTCGAGTCCTCGTCGGTGGACGCGGGCGTCGTCGACCACATCCAACGGCTCAAAGCCGAGTTCCCCGGCCCCATCTTCGCCATTCTCGACAGCGATCACAGCAAAGAGCACGTCTTGGCGGAGATGACCATGTTGCGCCCGCTGCTGACACGCGGCGACTATCTGCTGGTCGAAGACTCGTGTGTGAACGGACACCCGATCCTGCCGGGTTGGGGGCCCGGCCCGTACGAGGCGATCGAAGCTTACGAAGACGAGTTCCCCGGTGACTACATCCACGACGTGGGGCGGGAGGAGAAGTTCGGTTGGACGTTCGCGCCCAACGGATTCCTGATCCGCACCTAG